The sequence AAAATTTATACCCAAAGTTACCTTTTAAGACCATGCGTCACTGTGCGGAACTCAAAAAAAGAATAGAGAGAGACATGTGCAAAACTAATTAACCAAACTTGTGATGGACCTTTCATCAGGTACTTACAACTACCTTTTTATATTCATGATTCCACGCATCACCTAACTTGTGATGAGACTAAGCTCAATTGCTGCTCAGATTTGGAAAAATGATAAAATCCATGCATGTGATGACTGAATGGTGCTGGTAGAGCCActctattttgaatttttttataaattatgtctgggaattaaaaaaaaagggCGCGAAAGATACCACCTTCAGAAGATACCAAAAGATATGAACTATAGTGTAACGAGCAAacgacaaaaataaatataacttGCGGGTGGAATATGCATGGTTCCATCACTCTATGCATGACTATATATGTTGCACAGGTGCTAAATAATAACGAAGAGTAAAAAGCACCAAATGATTACTTAAAAGAATTTATAATTTACCAAACAGAATTATAGCCTGAGGCAGGTCATCGCTGATTTTGTCCATTCAAATGCGCTACGAAAATTCTAAAAGATATACTTTGGTGCATAACAATGTTCCCTATGAACGAAACGTGCCGAGAAGATACAAAGGGTCAAGTTTAGTCACCATATTTATCAAGTTAGGTACCATAGTCGTAGCTGGATGTAATAAAGGGGCCACTGCAGTTCGCCCGAAATTGGTTCCTCTCTATAGCAACAAATTAAGAATCCATGCAATGATACCAAGATATACCAATCTTAAGTGCAGCTAGAGATTAGTTAAGAATCGATGCAATTGATTCTTAACTAAGAAACGAGAGATTTTACCTTGTAGTATATTTAACAAAAGTACCACCCTTCTATattaattgttgaagaataaacaatGATACAGGAAGAAGACAGAAGGCAGGGACGGAGGGATGTATGGATAAATGGGATCGGCCGATCCCACTTGATTCTAAAATCCCATAAATTTAGGcttataatttttgtaatttacaCGTCTTGTGGGGATAAATATGCtttataaaattgaaattttatttttaatggggtcaaaattataaaaatcatgtaaaattaataaagtgaatggatcaacaagtatTATTGTTTATTGACAATAATTGACAATTAAATGCTGACAATaaagtgaatggatcaacaagtatTATTGACACGTTGTACGGTATTTAGAAGTTAGCTTGGGTtacaagtattactggttttagaGTCTGTTTAAGTAAGAATATTCTAGAAGAGTCTTTGTTAGCGTTTGATTAAATTAGAAAAGTGTTTATTACTTAGGAGTCAAGTTTGTAAACATATAAATAGACTTTGAAACCGTGAGTTTTAATTACATTAATTAAGAGAAATTTTGTTTGAGTTTACTTTTGTGTTCTTTTATTaagtctttgaaatcatattttcTACATTAATCAATAGGGCAACAACAAATGCCAAATCCGGAACCGGTCGTTGTTTGGCATATGCTTGGGGCTAAAAATTTAAATTTGAACCTGGTTATATCCCGGATGAAAATTCATGAAGACTAGACAGTACACAGTAATGAAGACCctataaattaaaaattaattacCATCAGATATGGGGCAGCCTGGCATGTGGTCATGGCCCATGCGTCACTCAGGGAAACCCAAATAAGAGAACAAAGAAGGGCGTTTTTCTGATATACACCCATTTGATAACCTTTTTTCCAATATGCACCAGTTTTTTGGGATATTTCTAATATACACACGAAACAATAATTCCGTCTGTTTTTAAAATGAAACGGCTAACAGCCGTTATCTGTGTAGTTGGCACCACATCTGGCATCACATGAAAAAGACAGAAAACTTCTTATGGGTTAAACTTGGGTCCAGATCAACCGATTTGGTAACCTGTTCGACTCAGAAAATCATGCACGTGCACGCCACATGACCTGCAATAAAACTTTCAGTTAACAGGTGGATTTTCTTGTGCATTCAAATAAACGGTCACGATTACAACCCTAAATTTTCATGTTTTTCACTGCTATAAGATCCAATGATGAAACCTAATCCTTTTTCcacattcaatcacacaaataatCCATGAATGGAGGCCAAAAAGACCCATCAAGTATTAGCAATAGAAAAAACAGTGAGAAGAAAATCATGACTGAATGTTCAATCTGTGAACAAGGAAACCATGAGACAAAAGTGTGTCCATGGCTGTACACAAGGTACAAACATGTACCTTGTAATGGTATAAGGCAAATACTACAATCCACCACAGCTGATAGTAATGGAAAAATGTTTTTGAATTGCTCAAATGTTACCTGCACATATTTTGAATGGTTTGATGATGCCAAAGATCCTACAAAAAGCTTGATGTTGAAGTTACCAACAGATTGTAGTTTCTCTGCTTGTGGAGTTGCACATATGATGAAAGATTGTCCACTGCATAATCAACCATGCTTCAAGGCACACTGCAAAGGAAAACTCAAGCTATCATCATGGAAGAATGAACACAACAGAGACATATCTTACCTCAAGTGCAGTGAATGTCAAGCATTTAGATGGGCTTCAAATGCTGTTTTTATTGCTGCAAGAAAAATAGTTATGAATCTGCACACAATATGTAGGGATCTTAGAAAACTTCATATGTAAACTTATCTGCAACAAGTTATGTAATAAAAAGGAAATTTATATTAAACTTCTTCAATCAAAACTAACACTTGAGGTTTTCAATCTAAAGAAAAAttgaaattgttcaaaacataaaAAATTTCAAGTCCCAATCAACACAACCCAAAAAGACACAGATCCAAAGTTTTTCAAAAGATAACATTCacaaaatcaatttttctttGTCTTCTTAGCCTTCCCCTAGTTCTGAATACATTGTGTGATATTTTGTTAAACAAATCCATACTTAGGGTGTGTCACGGTTTGTCCAACAGTCAGTGAAATATTAAATTTCTTCAATCAAAACTAACAATTGAGTTTTTCAATCTAAAGAAAAAttgaaattgttcaaaacataaacaTTTCCATGTCCGAATCAACACAACCCAAAAAGACACAGATCCAAAGTTTTTCAAAAGATAACAttcaaaaaatcaatttttctttgTCTTCTTAGCCTTCCCCTGGTTCTGAATACATTGTGTGATATTTTGTTAAACAGATCCATACTTAGGGTGTGTCACAGTTTGTCCAACAGTCTGTGAAACATTTTGTGCAACCTTCCTCTTGGATGCACCAACTTTAGATGATTCACCTGCAGTCTTCTTCACTTTCTTTGCTTTACTTGGTTGTCATGGATATGAGAAACTAAAATCAGCAGCATCTACTTGAGTTCTTGGTCTCTTTCCCTTTGGGTTTTGTCCAACTTCATCTCCTTTACAAGTTGATTTGTTGTGACCTACTACCTTGCACCTGGAGCATCTTTTAGTTCTCACTTCAACTCTAGCTTCATCATATGACTTTATCCTTTTAGTTCTTGGTCTTCCTGCAGATATACTTGAGATGGGAGTATTGAGCTTCATATCTACCTGGAGAGAGATTGGAAAGAACCAATTTGAGATGGGAGTATTTTTTTAGTTAAAATATAATAAAACCCTAAAGCATTTAAAGTAAAACAACCAATAAAGAAGTTACCTTTACCCAGTCCTTTGGGTCATCTAAAGGATGTACCACTGGTGCATATGTGGATCTATATGATTCCACTCTAAAGTAAGGACTGCAATATCTACACAAGCACAATAACAAAAATTGAATGGACTGAAGATAATGAATGGACAAAAATAAAACTACAAAAattgaagacaaaaaaaaaactacaaaaattgatgacaaaaacaaaacaacaaaaatttACTTAATACACTTACTTTGGCCAATCAGCACTAATTGTCTTCAAAGCACAAACTGCATGTTGGCAGCGAAATCCTCTCATATGCCACTGCTCACAACTGCATACTTGATTAATAATATTAACAGTAAGCATTTTATTTGTGTCCCTGTTAGTTACTGAATATATCTTTCCTGCCACACATCCAACTGTCTTGAACTTACCAGCTAATTTCATCATCTTCTCAATTAACGTAACTGTAGTGGGAACCAACTGCCCATCTGTCCACCCTGCACATTCATTCCTCCTCTTATAAAACAAGCCCATGACTAATTTTCCATACATCATTCCTAACATACAAATAGGTTGGTCCCTTAAATTACATATCATGGAGTTAAAAGACTCAGAAAAGTTGTTATTCATATGTTCACATTTACTTGTGCTATCAAAAAAATCCCTTGACCAAGATTCAGAATTTTCCCTCATAAGGTACATAAAAGCTTCCTCATTTTCATTCTTCAAAAGTTCCATGTTTTCCTACAGGAAACATAACTAAGTCTTAATttcagaaaacaaaattaaagtcTTAATttcagaaaacaaaattaaaatcttaATAAATGGTACAAGCTATAACTAAGTGAGACTACTTACAAAAAAAATGTTTCTTCTTATAACATTGTGCTGCATTCCAAAGGTAAAATTGCAGTTCATAGCCTTCGAgtttcttcttgaagttcttacTTAAGTGCCTGCCAAATTTAGGATGCATTCCAAAGGTGAGATTGCAGTTCATATGAAAGacatattgaaaaaataacttAAGATACAAGTACATTACCTATAACAATATCTATGAGAAGTTTTTCCAAACAGTGCAGGCACAACTTCATGTAATCCCTTTGCCTATAAGATATGAATGTAACTGGACACTTATGATCAGTGATATGTGGAGCCCAATGTTGGAGAAACAGGGTCCAATTATCTATGGTCTCAGCCCTGCAAACCATAATCCCTAATGGTACTAAACCATTTTGTGCATCTAGTGTTGTTGCAGCCATTAGCACACCACCATGCTTGCCAGTAAGATGGCAAGCATCCAACCCAATTACTGCTCTACATCCATCTTTAAATCCTTGAAGTGCTGCTGCAAAACAGATTGTCATTctttcaaaacgatcatcatCTTGTACATATGTTTAATTAGCCACAAAATCTTCAGTTGTTTTGGTCACCATGTTACAGAAAGTTGGTACATTATTGAAACTTTCTTCATAGTTCCCATACTGTGATTCTataactaaatttttttccttccaTACTGTTTGATATGGTATATCAATGTTGGTTTGAGTAAAAAAGTCTTCTTTTATTTGTACTGGCTTTGGAATAACTTTCCCAGCAATGGTCTTAAGCCTACCCTTTACCCAGTCACAAACAACATACTTGTTTGCAGACTTATTTATCCCAGATGGATCACCAGCACATGTATGTTTTTCTTCCAGACTTGTAACCAGCAcatgtatttttttcttccagaCATGTAACCACCTTTTTTCCTTCTTGAACAAAACACAAACCAAGGAAATTTATATTCCTCATGAAATCTACATATAACCTTCAATCTCCTGGAACAACTAGATTTGACCAAAAACTGAGTTTCATTCAACACACAGAAAGCCCTCAAATGCCTTTTAAAGTCTTCCTGTTTAGCAAATATGGTACCGACCAGCATAATACTTGGATCAACTGGTTCCACCTCTTCATCCACAGGGAACTGTGGttgttcttcttccttttcaAAGTGGACTTTGTGTTCTTCTACAAAGTTTTGAAACCACTCAGGTTTTTTAGCTTCCTTTTCATCAGATTGAGCATCATTACCTCCATGTTTTTTcattatcttcctcttcttcagattGAGCATCATTACCTCCATGCTTTTCATTAACCTCCTCTTCATCATTGTCGTCATCTTCACCTTCATAAAAAGTTCCAAACTCCCTATAATCCCTCTCatcttcatcactatcaaacAATACTGGAGGCTCCATTTCCTCCACAGAGGGACATTCATCAACATCTACATTTTCTAACTGCACATTGTAATCATCAGGCAACAAGGTTTGGTCTTTCACAAGCATTGTCAAATAATCATGATTGAATGTTTCTCTTCCTTCATCTTCAATTACTTGTGAAGGCTGACTGCTACTCCCAACATTCCACATGTTGTCACCAACACTAGCCTGACTCAAACATGATAACCCATCACATTCAACCTTATTCAGCAAATCTACAAAAAAAAGCTTTCTTGCAGTACCCATTTGTTCATAACACACTTGTTGAACTGATTTTTCCATTTTAGCTGCTAGTCTAGGTGATCTCCTGGGTGACTCCATTGTATATTCACCCAAATTCTTCTTTTGTGCAACTACTGACTGCTTCATATTAACTGCATCATACTCCTCTTCAACACAAATTGCAGACACTTCAAGTTCAATATCTAGGTACAGCCTCATTCCAAAACCTATCAAAATCTTCATCCATCACTAAGTATTCTGACATATTTGGGTCATCATTCCTCAACCAATTTCAGATTAATCAGGTCTCTACATATGTTGGGGAAAGATAGACACAATTCAGAATCCACCACATGAACACTAATATCCCTACACGGAACAATTGCACTGCatataaaagaaatcaaatcAATAAATAACACAATCTGCAATAGATAACAATATTTTTGTATTAAAACAAAATCGATTCAATAAATAGCACTATCTATAATAAAACTCCATATCAAatcaaaaaaattagaaaataaaatcccaaatcaaatcgagagaagatgaaaaaaattaaaaaattaaacatCTATCTTCATAACCTTAATAAAAACAGAGATGGGTTCATCAATTAGGGCTTACAAATCATCAAAAACTGGTGCaaaataattagggtttcagttcaAGAAAACCCAcctcttcatctttttcttctctggATTTTTCTTCATAGCGTCTTGAAATCTTGTTAGATTCTTATTCTAGTTTACGAAATCGTCGTTTTTGTAACAAAAACTCAATTCGTATCTCATGAATAGAGACCTGCAGCAGccgaaagagagaagaagacgaCTGAAATGGTAGAATGAAATCCGATCTTCTTCTCAACCTTTTGTTTCTGAGTTATGGGTAAACACGTAATTCTGTAACTTAGATAAATCCAAGTCGTCCATTCCAATCGACAGATATACAGCTAGATCTGTATATGTTGGGTGCTAACGTTTTCAGTTATAATGGATGTATATTAGAATATCCAAAAATAATGGGTGTATATCAGAAAACAGGTTATCAAATGGGTGCATAGCTGAAAAAATTCCAACAAAGAACCGGATCACCAACTTCTGACTGAGGTGATCTCTACTATCCTTAGATAGACATGATTTGACGCATCACCAACCTGCGAACTAATAAGCTCGATCACCTGCTAAAATAAGGAAAATGACAAAAATGCATGCTTCCAAAAGACCCAGAGTTAATATTTAACTGTGCAAAACCCTTTATTGTATAGACAACTGTCCAGTGCCCCAAAATACTGGTCCTGGATTAAAATGGGGTTCTGTATGGATAGACTGTATGGTACTAGCAACTCAAAAACACCTTTGGATTGAATCAAACCGCATTATGACTAAATAATTGTTGAATTCAATCGCAGATATTATATTTTCATCTGGACACAGGACCCTTCGTCGTgacattttcttttggattttcttCTCCCATCCGGTTCACTTCCATCTCGGATAAATTTGGAAATTAGTGACAGAAATAAATGGTTGGACTGACGGGTGATGTGAAAGAAAATTAGGAAGTAAAGTGAATGAACACGTTAGAGGATTATGCGCTGACTTAAGTATTATAATACTCCTGCATGTACCTAGAGTTTACCGGACAAATTTATGAGAACCCAAATTAATTAATTAGGAAATGTAGTTCATAAATAAAAGAAGGACGATGCATGAATCCCTTATTACAAACCAAATAAGAAAGTAATAGTCCAGAAGTCCAAGCTATTTAACCAGACTAAAAATGAACACATTAGAGAGATGTCCAAAGTTACAATAACCATATCACCATTGAAAGTATCCCCGCTGGATTTTCAGCAATTAGTTTCGTTACGAAACTTGGACTTTACGATAATGATGAGCTTCTCATCAACTAGCAAGTTCTTAGATAAAATATCATTAGGAATTGTTGGATGAGAAGCAAAGAAGTTATTAGGAAGTGTTGGAAATCCGGGATGTTGACTTTTAAAAATGGCTAAGACAATAGCCTTCCCTCGTCCAACGTTCTTTGCGAAGTGCACAAGTCCTCTAGGAACAATAAATAACTCTTTAGCTTCCATAACCTTTAAGTACAAAACATCAGTAGTACTTATGAACCCAAAATAGACTTTCCCTTTCATGATAAAATTAGCTTCACTTGATCGAGGGTGTGTGTGAAGTGG comes from Papaver somniferum cultivar HN1 chromosome 7, ASM357369v1, whole genome shotgun sequence and encodes:
- the LOC113294114 gene encoding uncharacterized protein LOC113294114 yields the protein MTICFAAALQGFKDGCRAVIGLDACHLTGKHGGVLMAATTLDAQNGLVPLGIMVCRAETIDNWTLFLQHWAPHITDHKCPVTFISYRQRDYMKLCLHCLEKLLIDIVIGNENMELLKNENEEAFMYLMRENSESWSRDFFDSTRMMYGKLVMGLFYKRRNECAGWTDGQLVPTTVTLIEKMMKLAGKFKTVGCVAGKIYSVTNRDTNKMLTVNIINQVCSCEQWHMRGFRCQHAVCALKTISADWPKYCSPYFRVESYRSTYAPVVHPLDDPKDWVKVDMKLNTPISSISAGRPRTKRIKSYDEARVEVRTKRCSRCKVVGHNKSTCKGDEVGQNPKGKRPRTQVDAADFSFSYP
- the LOC113294115 gene encoding germin-like protein subfamily T member 2; translation: MAGKFNFKTTSSFFLALCLTVILFFTLSCFSADPDPLQDFCVADLNSTIKINGYPCKPGSEVRSDDFFFSGLMKGASTENPFGLGLKSGNVHNFPGLNTQGITVSRIDVAPGGIIPLHTHPRSSEANFIMKGKVYFGFISTTDVLYLKVMEAKELFIVPRGLVHFAKNVGRGKAIVLAIFKSQHPGFPTLPNNFFASHPTIPNDILSKNLLVDEKLIIIVKSKFRNETNC